In Acidobacteriota bacterium, one genomic interval encodes:
- a CDS encoding ferric reductase-like transmembrane domain-containing protein produces the protein MSAGYQAVLWNRNKKLYDLIIAVGVVIFLGLFVGIGIATRTQATIETLLIRGFGAGALLLLHVVLAIGPLCRLDGRFLPLLYNRRHLGVCTFLLALAHGGFSIVQFHGLGVFNPLVSVLASNGNYDSLTQFPFQALGLAALVILFLLAATSHDFWLANLTAPVWKSLHMLVYVAYGLILVHVALGSLQVPERPPALAVLLGIGFAGIASLHLVAGWRERALAPPTEAEGSAVNVCAVSDIPLDRARIFLLSGERVAVFRYRADGGERIAAVSNVCQHQNGPLGEGRVIDGCITCPWHGYQYRPEDGCSPPPFTETIPTFNVRVAGGRVLVDPLPNPPGTHAEPARLGTASGAGEPS, from the coding sequence GTGATCTTCCTGGGCCTATTCGTCGGCATCGGCATCGCGACCAGAACCCAGGCGACGATCGAGACCCTGCTGATTCGCGGCTTCGGCGCCGGCGCGCTGCTGCTGCTGCACGTCGTGCTCGCCATCGGCCCGCTCTGCCGGCTGGACGGGCGGTTCCTGCCCCTGCTCTACAACCGCCGCCACCTCGGCGTCTGCACGTTCCTGCTGGCCCTGGCTCACGGCGGGTTCTCGATCGTCCAGTTCCACGGCCTCGGGGTCTTCAACCCGCTGGTCAGCGTGCTGGCGAGCAATGGGAACTACGACAGCCTGACCCAGTTCCCGTTCCAGGCGCTCGGCCTCGCGGCGCTGGTCATCCTGTTTCTGCTGGCGGCGACCTCGCACGACTTCTGGCTCGCGAACCTGACGGCGCCGGTCTGGAAGTCGCTTCACATGCTGGTCTACGTGGCGTACGGCCTGATCCTGGTCCACGTGGCGCTGGGGAGCCTCCAGGTTCCAGAGCGGCCGCCGGCGCTGGCCGTCCTGCTGGGCATCGGCTTCGCCGGCATCGCCTCGTTGCACCTCGTGGCCGGCTGGCGCGAACGTGCCCTGGCGCCGCCCACCGAAGCGGAGGGCTCCGCAGTCAACGTCTGCGCCGTCTCCGACATCCCCCTCGACCGGGCCCGGATCTTCCTCCTCAGCGGCGAGCGGGTGGCCGTGTTTCGCTATCGAGCGGACGGCGGCGAACGGATCGCGGCCGTCTCCAACGTCTGCCAGCACCAGAACGGCCCGCTGGGCGAAGGCCGGGTCATCGACGGCTGCATCACCTGCCCGTGGCATGGTTACCAGTACCGTCCCGAGGACGGCTGTTCGCCGCCACCGTTCACCGAGACGATTCCGACCTTCAACGTTCGCGTGGCGGGGGGTCGGGTGCTGGTCGATCCGCTGCCCAATCCGCCCGGAACGCATGCTGAACCGGCACGGCTCGGCACCGCGTCCGGCGCCGGGGAGCCCTCGTGA
- a CDS encoding GNAT family N-acetyltransferase: MTEPVRSNVSATASSGGTVPSPEHLPDGQIEAGTYRLRFARTAEDIDRLLTLRFEVFNLELGEGLDESYETGRDTDDFDANCHHMLVERTDGTMIGTYRMQTAAMATRGNGFYSAIEYDLDALPGSVLEQSVEIGRACIHRRHRKRTVLFLLWQGLARYMVHNRLRYLFGCCSLTSQDQAAGIRLYRQLVAAGKVRPDLDVPVLDHARCEASPEVVENRPDVEIPALFATYLRYGALVCSRPAIDRDFKTIDYLVLMDTATLSRRIRLIFGLDGAPRVESATHAADA, encoded by the coding sequence ATGACTGAACCGGTACGCAGCAACGTCTCGGCAACCGCTTCGAGCGGCGGTACCGTTCCCAGCCCCGAACACCTGCCCGACGGCCAGATCGAAGCCGGCACCTACCGCCTGCGCTTCGCCCGAACCGCCGAGGACATCGACCGGCTGCTGACGCTGCGTTTCGAAGTCTTCAACCTGGAGCTGGGCGAGGGGCTGGACGAGTCCTACGAAACCGGCCGCGACACGGACGACTTTGACGCGAACTGTCACCACATGCTGGTGGAGCGAACCGACGGCACCATGATCGGCACCTACCGGATGCAGACCGCCGCGATGGCGACCCGCGGCAACGGCTTCTACTCGGCCATCGAGTACGACCTGGACGCACTGCCCGGCAGCGTCCTCGAGCAATCGGTCGAGATCGGCCGCGCCTGTATCCACCGCCGGCACCGGAAACGGACCGTGTTGTTCCTGCTCTGGCAGGGCCTGGCCCGTTACATGGTGCACAACCGGCTCCGCTACCTGTTCGGCTGCTGCTCCCTGACCAGCCAGGACCAGGCCGCCGGCATCCGGCTCTACAGGCAGCTCGTCGCCGCGGGAAAGGTCCGGCCCGACCTCGACGTGCCGGTCCTCGATCACGCCCGATGCGAGGCATCGCCCGAGGTCGTCGAGAACCGTCCGGACGTCGAGATACCGGCACTGTTCGCGACCTATCTGCGCTACGGCGCCCTCGTCTGCAGCCGGCCGGCCATCGACCGCGACTTCAAGACGATCGACTACCTGGTGCTGATGGACACGGCCACGCTCAGCCGGCGCATCCGGCTGATCTTCGGACTCGACGGGGCACCGCGGGTCGAATCGGCGACGCACGCCGCCGACGCCTGA
- a CDS encoding lysophospholipid acyltransferase family protein produces MRLLPVCRLAWRGPAFLLLTLAAWLPLFVLKPFLARRYPTWRKVRAGIMRRWGRACLAVLSCRVTVRGAPPAAPCLLVSNHISYVDILVLAAHSPARFVSKAEIADWPLAGTVCRTVDIIFVDRGRRRDVTRVGEQIAEALVAGDPVILFPEGTSTPGDAVATLKPSLLAPAAARELPVHWSVLRYETPDDEDPAFLSVAWWGEMPMTPHAPELLKLRRIDAELEFGDESIRHADRKELARGLRARMTAAFRPMTSSEEAAASVGDRRFP; encoded by the coding sequence ATGCGCCTCCTGCCCGTCTGCCGGCTGGCCTGGCGTGGCCCGGCGTTCCTCCTCCTAACCCTGGCCGCCTGGCTGCCGCTCTTCGTCCTGAAGCCGTTTCTCGCACGCCGCTACCCGACGTGGCGGAAGGTCCGCGCCGGCATCATGCGCCGCTGGGGCCGCGCCTGCCTGGCCGTCCTGAGCTGCCGGGTCACGGTCCGGGGCGCGCCGCCGGCGGCGCCTTGCCTGCTGGTCTCAAACCACATCTCCTACGTCGACATCCTGGTCCTCGCGGCGCATTCGCCCGCCCGCTTCGTCTCCAAGGCCGAGATCGCGGACTGGCCTCTGGCGGGCACCGTGTGCCGGACGGTCGACATCATCTTCGTCGACCGCGGCCGGCGCCGCGACGTGACCCGGGTCGGCGAACAGATCGCCGAAGCCCTGGTGGCCGGCGACCCGGTCATCCTCTTCCCCGAGGGCACCTCGACCCCCGGCGATGCCGTGGCCACCCTCAAGCCCTCCCTGCTGGCGCCGGCCGCCGCCCGGGAACTCCCGGTCCACTGGTCCGTTCTGCGCTACGAGACACCGGATGACGAGGACCCCGCCTTCCTGAGCGTCGCCTGGTGGGGCGAGATGCCGATGACGCCGCACGCGCCCGAACTGCTCAAGCTCCGCCGGATCGATGCGGAACTCGAGTTCGGCGATGAATCGATCCGTCACGCCGATCGCAAGGAACTCGCCCGCGGGCTGCGGGCGCGGATGACCGCGGCGTTCCGCCCCATGACCTCGAGCGAGGAAGCTGCAGCCTCGGTCGGCGATCGCCGCTTCCCATGA
- a CDS encoding alpha/beta fold hydrolase, with translation MTTRMGRRSWLRMAIGVYCALLLASTVVRFAREQHPSVIPLEFPAPDGEFVLMRSPFSFKPTMEIPAPSGEGTLRIAWDETDSPNPESLPLVLLHGSPGSSDNFNRLKGTLHYAARPDDDGRTATVLSDSLIRRTIAPDLPGFGASDHRVADYSSRGHADSTLKLLDRLEVERFHVLGFSMGGAVALHLADQAPDRVASIILMSSIGVQELELLGDYRVNHGLHGLQLGLFWGLRNLVPHFGALDMAVARSYARNFYDTDQRPLRGILESLEAPVFIIHGAQDPLVPAAAAREHHRIVPHSELWMRPDSHFFLFRSGEGLAARIEDFVSRVEAGEAATRADAEAERLRRAALPFDDLDLPPFTGPALLIVFLLLVFAAYASEDLTCITAGLLVAQGRLDFPVAVAACYVGILSSDLGIAWLARVLGRPALRLPPFSWWVSEARFEEASAWLRRRALVVVLVSRFLPGTRLPTCLAAGILRTSLLRFCFYFALAVSIWTPAFVGVNALLGREAVERFGGRLPGGLLGAALALAVVIFIVRSVVVPLFTWRGRRLWRGRLLRIRHWEFWPMWAFYPPLALYILWQGLRRGRLTAFTAINPAMPLGGLLGESKSDILDGLAGIGAALPAWRRMPTGSPEERIAALDRFLEEENLGYPVVLKPDTGERGRGVAVARSEAEAATFFAATPGPALAQEYMAGEEYGVFWARHPGRRDGHVFSITHKVRPTVTGDGTSTLERLILDDPRAVAIAHIYRREHPEAATHVPAAGERVELTQVGAHSRGTIFLDANDLHTPELERAMNAICTAYDGFDFGRFDVRVPSAEALRRGEGLRVLEVNGVTSEATHMYDRRHGFLAAHAILRQQWKLAFDLAEERISEGVRPATVSRILRAVRVERRTRRRAA, from the coding sequence ATGACCACCCGCATGGGGCGCCGGTCCTGGCTTCGCATGGCGATCGGCGTGTACTGCGCGCTGCTCCTCGCTTCGACGGTCGTGCGGTTCGCTCGCGAGCAACACCCGTCCGTGATTCCGCTCGAGTTTCCCGCCCCGGACGGCGAGTTCGTGCTGATGCGTTCCCCATTCAGCTTCAAGCCGACGATGGAGATCCCCGCACCGAGTGGAGAAGGCACGCTGCGCATCGCATGGGACGAGACCGACTCACCGAACCCCGAATCGCTGCCCCTCGTGCTCCTCCATGGATCGCCTGGCAGCTCTGACAACTTCAACCGTCTCAAGGGGACGTTGCACTACGCGGCCCGGCCAGACGACGACGGCAGGACCGCCACGGTTCTCTCCGACTCCCTGATCCGCCGCACCATCGCACCCGATCTGCCTGGGTTCGGCGCTTCCGATCACCGGGTCGCCGACTACTCCTCGCGCGGTCACGCCGACTCGACGCTCAAGCTGCTCGATCGACTAGAGGTCGAGCGGTTCCACGTGCTCGGTTTCAGCATGGGCGGCGCCGTCGCGCTCCATCTCGCCGACCAGGCGCCTGACCGGGTGGCCTCCATCATCCTGATGTCGTCGATCGGCGTCCAGGAACTCGAACTCCTGGGCGACTACCGAGTCAACCACGGGCTTCATGGGCTCCAACTCGGCCTGTTCTGGGGCCTCCGCAACCTGGTCCCCCACTTCGGCGCCCTCGACATGGCCGTCGCCCGTTCCTACGCCCGCAACTTCTACGACACGGACCAGCGGCCGCTGCGCGGCATCCTGGAGTCCCTCGAAGCGCCGGTCTTCATCATTCACGGCGCGCAGGATCCGCTGGTGCCGGCCGCCGCGGCACGGGAGCATCACCGGATCGTGCCGCACAGCGAGCTGTGGATGCGGCCGGACAGCCACTTCTTCCTGTTCCGCAGCGGCGAGGGCCTTGCAGCCCGGATCGAGGACTTCGTCAGCCGGGTCGAGGCGGGCGAGGCGGCCACGCGCGCCGATGCCGAAGCGGAGCGGCTGCGGCGGGCGGCACTGCCGTTCGACGACCTGGACCTGCCGCCCTTCACCGGGCCCGCCCTGCTGATCGTCTTCCTGCTCCTCGTGTTCGCCGCGTATGCCAGCGAGGACCTGACCTGCATCACAGCCGGCCTGCTCGTGGCCCAGGGGCGGCTCGACTTCCCCGTCGCCGTCGCCGCCTGTTACGTCGGCATCCTGAGCAGCGACCTCGGCATCGCCTGGCTGGCGCGCGTCCTGGGCCGGCCGGCTCTCAGATTGCCGCCTTTCAGCTGGTGGGTCAGCGAAGCCAGGTTCGAAGAAGCCTCCGCCTGGCTGCGGCGGCGAGCCCTGGTCGTCGTGCTGGTCAGCCGCTTCCTGCCCGGAACGCGGCTGCCGACGTGCCTCGCCGCCGGCATCCTGCGCACGAGCCTGCTCCGCTTCTGCTTCTACTTCGCTCTCGCCGTCTCGATCTGGACGCCCGCCTTCGTCGGCGTCAACGCGCTCCTGGGGCGCGAGGCGGTCGAGCGCTTCGGCGGCCGCCTGCCGGGGGGGCTGCTCGGCGCCGCGCTGGCGCTGGCCGTCGTCATCTTCATCGTACGGAGCGTGGTCGTGCCGCTCTTCACCTGGCGCGGCCGCCGCCTCTGGCGCGGCCGGCTGCTGCGCATCCGTCACTGGGAGTTCTGGCCGATGTGGGCGTTCTACCCGCCGCTCGCGCTCTACATCCTCTGGCAGGGTCTGCGGCGCGGTCGCCTGACGGCCTTTACCGCGATCAACCCCGCCATGCCGCTCGGCGGCCTGCTGGGCGAGTCGAAGAGCGACATCCTCGACGGACTGGCCGGAATCGGGGCGGCACTGCCGGCCTGGAGGCGCATGCCGACCGGCAGCCCGGAGGAACGCATCGCGGCCCTGGACCGGTTCCTGGAGGAGGAGAACCTCGGCTACCCGGTCGTGCTCAAGCCGGACACCGGCGAGCGCGGCCGCGGCGTCGCCGTCGCGCGCTCCGAGGCCGAAGCGGCGACGTTCTTCGCAGCGACCCCCGGGCCCGCGCTCGCGCAGGAGTACATGGCGGGCGAGGAGTACGGCGTGTTCTGGGCCCGCCACCCAGGCCGGCGCGACGGGCACGTCTTCTCGATCACCCACAAGGTCCGCCCCACCGTGACCGGCGACGGAACCAGCACGCTGGAGCGGTTGATCCTGGACGACCCGCGCGCGGTCGCCATCGCGCACATCTACCGGCGGGAGCATCCCGAAGCGGCGACGCATGTCCCTGCCGCCGGCGAGAGAGTCGAGCTGACCCAGGTCGGCGCCCACTCGCGCGGGACGATCTTCCTGGACGCCAACGACCTGCACACCCCGGAACTGGAACGAGCGATGAACGCGATCTGCACCGCCTACGACGGGTTCGACTTCGGCCGCTTCGACGTACGCGTCCCGAGCGCCGAGGCGCTACGGCGCGGCGAAGGTCTCCGTGTGCTGGAAGTGAACGGCGTGACGTCGGAGGCCACCCACATGTACGACCGTCGCCACGGCTTCCTCGCCGCTCACGCGATCCTGCGGCAGCAGTGGAAGCTCGCCTTCGACCTGGCGGAGGAACGCATCAGCGAAGGTGTCCGACCGGCCACGGTGAGCCGGATCCTCCGCGCCGTGCGGGTCGAACGACGAACCCGCCGCCGCGCGGCGTAA
- a CDS encoding phasin family protein has translation MTAASATETRDSESKPRSVVESAVETAHKVALAGAGVAGEAADVGAKIFDRLVARGAKVESQGRESLSDWRDKAEEKVQQVRSAAEKGIEQTKSKARSGFEQTRSKARTGIDEHLERRLEKLGVPGQADLEAVIERLSAIEARLDALEKPKPRRRAAKKKTPAKAG, from the coding sequence ATGACAGCAGCATCCGCGACGGAAACCAGAGATAGCGAATCGAAGCCGCGGTCGGTGGTTGAGTCGGCCGTCGAAACGGCCCACAAGGTGGCGCTCGCCGGCGCCGGCGTAGCGGGCGAGGCGGCAGATGTGGGCGCCAAGATCTTCGACCGGCTGGTCGCCCGCGGCGCGAAGGTCGAGAGCCAGGGCAGGGAGTCCCTGAGCGACTGGCGGGACAAGGCCGAGGAGAAGGTTCAGCAGGTGCGTTCCGCGGCCGAGAAGGGGATCGAACAGACCAAGTCGAAGGCGCGAAGCGGCTTCGAGCAGACCAGGTCGAAGGCGCGGACGGGAATCGACGAGCACCTGGAGCGCCGACTCGAGAAACTCGGCGTGCCCGGCCAGGCGGACCTGGAGGCCGTGATCGAACGGCTGAGCGCGATCGAGGCGCGGCTCGATGCGCTTGAGAAGCCGAAACCGCGGCGGCGGGCGGCGAAGAAGAAGACGCCCGCGAAGGCCGGGTAG
- a CDS encoding phytanoyl-CoA dioxygenase family protein yields the protein MDIESAARRVREDGYTVEPDFLDEVMLERLLRDLAPVFDEIGSRMTDDYGQQTIHTHNLLAKTRAVDELLMDDRLLGLVEAVLGPDYQVSGVAAMRPGPGDRPQRMHQDDGHYPLPRPHVPLIANTLIALDPFTVENGATEIVPGSHRSADPVDPDVPTITVEMPAGALFLWDGAVWHRGGGNSTQNGYRRSLNFNFNLAWLKQRENQFVGVPWEVVVEMPEKLQALIGYKLTNRGLGTVDYRNPIETVKRRLAETRGMSR from the coding sequence ATGGACATCGAAAGCGCAGCACGACGCGTCCGCGAAGACGGCTACACCGTTGAGCCCGACTTTCTGGACGAAGTGATGTTGGAGCGGCTGCTCCGCGACCTTGCGCCCGTCTTCGACGAGATCGGCAGCCGGATGACGGACGACTACGGCCAGCAGACGATCCATACGCACAACCTGCTGGCCAAGACGCGGGCCGTCGACGAGCTCCTCATGGACGATCGTCTGCTGGGGCTGGTGGAGGCCGTGCTCGGCCCCGACTACCAGGTCTCGGGCGTCGCCGCGATGCGGCCCGGACCGGGAGACCGTCCCCAGCGGATGCACCAGGACGACGGCCACTATCCGCTTCCGCGGCCGCACGTTCCGCTGATCGCCAACACGCTGATCGCCCTCGATCCGTTCACGGTGGAGAACGGGGCCACGGAGATCGTTCCCGGCAGCCATCGCTCGGCCGATCCGGTCGATCCCGACGTACCGACCATCACGGTGGAGATGCCGGCCGGGGCGCTCTTCCTGTGGGACGGCGCCGTCTGGCACCGGGGCGGCGGCAACTCGACGCAGAACGGGTATCGACGCTCCCTCAACTTCAACTTCAACCTGGCGTGGCTCAAGCAGCGGGAGAACCAGTTCGTCGGCGTGCCGTGGGAAGTCGTGGTGGAAATGCCCGAGAAGCTCCAGGCGTTGATCGGTTACAAGCTGACCAACCGCGGTCTGGGCACGGTGGACTACCGCAACCCCATCGAGACCGTGAAGCGGCGGTTGGCGGAGACAAGGGGGATGAGCAGATGA
- a CDS encoding alpha/beta hydrolase encodes MRRSTTNLRPKFRTVLTTLIALVAFTGTYAQADASTQSFTASDGVEIHYLVEGRGDPVVLLHGITGTAASNWGGPGIIGRLAEEFQVISVDQRGHGMSGKPHDPASYGERMALDVVDLLDHLRLQQAHVVGYSMGGFITMKLVALAPDRLMSAVVGGAGWSSPELRDDAMFDALAASLEAGKGGGPLVEFLWPGEEPPTPEQVQAIGQAMVASNDQMALAAVVRGMPGLDVSAELLRINKVPTLNIIGSDDPLKPNADALVSVMKEHRLHIIEGANHMNTLSSPEFLDTVRAFFIELCNCA; translated from the coding sequence ATGAGAAGAAGTACGACAAATCTGCGACCGAAGTTCCGGACCGTTCTGACGACGCTGATCGCGCTCGTCGCCTTCACCGGCACCTACGCGCAAGCCGACGCCTCAACCCAGTCCTTCACTGCCAGCGACGGCGTCGAGATCCACTACCTCGTCGAGGGCCGCGGCGACCCGGTCGTGCTGCTTCACGGCATCACAGGTACGGCCGCCTCGAACTGGGGCGGCCCCGGCATCATCGGCCGGCTGGCCGAAGAGTTCCAGGTCATCTCTGTCGACCAGCGCGGCCACGGCATGAGCGGCAAGCCGCACGACCCCGCGAGCTACGGCGAGCGCATGGCCCTGGACGTCGTCGACCTGCTCGACCATTTGCGGCTGCAGCAGGCGCACGTCGTCGGCTACTCGATGGGCGGCTTCATCACGATGAAACTCGTCGCCCTGGCCCCTGACCGGCTGATGTCGGCGGTTGTCGGCGGCGCCGGCTGGTCGAGCCCCGAACTGCGCGACGACGCGATGTTCGACGCGCTGGCCGCCTCCCTCGAGGCGGGTAAGGGCGGCGGTCCCCTGGTCGAGTTCCTGTGGCCCGGCGAGGAACCACCGACCCCCGAACAGGTTCAGGCGATCGGCCAGGCGATGGTCGCCTCGAACGACCAGATGGCCCTGGCGGCCGTCGTCCGCGGCATGCCCGGCCTCGACGTAAGCGCCGAACTCCTCCGCATCAACAAGGTGCCGACCCTCAACATCATCGGCAGCGACGATCCCCTGAAGCCCAACGCCGACGCCCTCGTATCTGTCATGAAGGAGCACCGCCTCCACATCATCGAAGGCGCCAACCACATGAACACCCTGAGCTCCCCCGAGTTCCTCGACACCGTCCGCGCCTTCTTCATCGAACTCTGCAACTGCGCGTAG
- a CDS encoding M20 family metallopeptidase — protein MDPLHEQMRSWRRDFHRHPELAFEEKVTSGKVAELLESFGGLEVHRGLAGTGVVGVLRSGSSDRSIALRADMDALPIHEENDFEHRSRNPGKMHACGHDGHTAMLLGAAKHLSENRSFDGTVYFFFQPAEEKDGGARVMIEEGLFEQFPAQEVYGVHNYPGMEVGKFGLCAGPLMAAIDVFEFAVTSAGGHAAFPHGTVDPIPIGAEIVLALQTIVARNVDPLHSAVITVARVHGGHADNVIPSRVVHGGCVRAFLPEVQKLVERRMRQIGRGICTAHGAGFEFQYRHYYPATVNHADQTEKAANAAREVGSEVNTSLAPVMGSEDFAYMLQERPGAFMFLGNGNSAGLHTPRYDFNDDVLPIGMRYWTTLVETQLSA, from the coding sequence ATGGATCCGCTGCACGAACAGATGAGGTCCTGGCGCCGGGACTTCCACCGGCATCCTGAGCTCGCGTTCGAGGAGAAGGTGACGAGCGGCAAGGTGGCCGAACTGCTCGAATCCTTCGGCGGCCTCGAGGTCCATCGCGGCCTCGCCGGCACCGGGGTGGTCGGCGTGCTCAGGTCCGGTTCGTCGGATCGCAGCATCGCGCTGCGGGCGGACATGGACGCGCTGCCGATCCACGAGGAGAACGACTTTGAGCACCGTTCCCGGAACCCCGGCAAGATGCACGCCTGCGGCCACGACGGCCACACCGCGATGCTGCTCGGCGCCGCGAAGCACCTGAGCGAGAACCGGTCCTTCGACGGCACTGTCTACTTCTTCTTCCAGCCCGCGGAGGAGAAGGACGGCGGCGCCCGGGTGATGATCGAGGAGGGCCTGTTCGAGCAGTTCCCGGCCCAGGAGGTTTACGGCGTCCACAACTACCCGGGAATGGAGGTCGGCAAGTTCGGCCTCTGCGCCGGGCCGCTGATGGCCGCAATCGACGTGTTCGAGTTCGCGGTGACCAGCGCTGGCGGCCACGCCGCGTTCCCTCACGGCACGGTGGACCCGATCCCGATCGGGGCCGAGATCGTCCTCGCCCTGCAGACGATCGTGGCCCGCAACGTGGACCCGCTCCACAGCGCGGTGATCACGGTGGCCCGTGTCCATGGCGGTCACGCGGACAACGTGATTCCGAGCCGGGTCGTTCACGGCGGCTGCGTCCGGGCATTCCTGCCCGAGGTACAGAAGCTCGTCGAACGACGGATGCGCCAGATCGGCCGCGGCATCTGCACCGCCCACGGCGCCGGCTTCGAGTTCCAGTACCGCCACTACTACCCGGCCACGGTGAACCACGCGGACCAGACCGAGAAGGCCGCCAACGCCGCCCGCGAAGTCGGCAGCGAGGTCAACACCAGCCTCGCCCCCGTGATGGGCTCCGAAGACTTCGCCTACATGCTCCAGGAACGCCCCGGCGCCTTCATGTTCCTCGGCAACGGCAACAGCGCCGGCCTCCACACCCCCCGCTACGACTTCAACGACGACGTCCTCCCCATCGGCATGCGCTACTGGACCACCCTCGTCGAGACGCAACTCTCGGCGTAG